Genomic window (Mesorhizobium sp. M4B.F.Ca.ET.058.02.1.1):
GGTCGAGCGCGCGGCGATCATGTCGCTCTCCATGCGCTCGGCTATGTCGAGGAAGCGTTCGCCGGCCGGCGTCAGCTCGCTGCCCGTGGTCAGGCGGCGGAAAAGCTTCGTCCGCAGCGCCTCCTCGAGCGCCGCGATCCGGCGCGAGACGGTGGCGTGGTTGAGCTCCAGGCGTTTCGCCGCGCCGAGGATCTGGCCGGCGCGCGCCACGGCGAGAAAGATGCGGACGTCATCCCAGTTCATGCCGGATGGTCCGGATTAGTCGCGAGCACTGCCTTTGCCGCCTGTCCCCTTTGTCCAGCCTGCAATCTTCGATCCCTTTCAGCAACTCGCCATTTGCGACAATTAATGCACAGCTGCCCATCGTTGTCTATTTTTTGCACAACGGTTGCGTTTTCGCTCGCGTTGCCTTCGCTCCGGCAAAGGCGGACAATGCGCCATCATCAAAACACAGGGAGAGAAACCATGATCGATTACGGTCATTTCATCGGCGGCAAGCGTGTCGCCGGGACCAGCGGCCGCAAGCAGGACGTGATGCAGCCGATGGACGGTTCCGTGCGCGGCACGGTGGCGCTGGCTTCGCAGGCGGAACTGCGCGCGGCTGTCGAGAACGCCAAGGCGGCGCAGCCCCAGTGGGCGGCCACCAACCCGCAGCGGCGCGTGCGCGTGCTGATGAAGTTCCTCGAACTGGTGCAGCGCGACTATGACGAACTGGCCGACATCCTGGCGCGCGAGCATGGCAAGACGATCGCCGACGCCAAGGGCGACATCCAGCGCGGCCTGGAAGTGGTCGAGGTCTGCATCGGAGCGCCGCACATGATGAAGGGCGAGTTCACCGACGGCGCCGGCCCCGGCATCGACGTCTACTCGATGCGCCAGCCGCTCGGCGTCGTCGCCGGCATCACGCCGTTCAATTTCCCGGCGATGATCCCGCTGTGGAAGATTGCGCCGGCGATCGCATGCGGTAACGCCTTCATCCTGAAGCCTTCCGAGCGTGATCCGGGCGTGCCGATCCGCATTGCCGAACTGTTCATCGAGGCCGGCCTGCCGGCCGGCATCCTCAATGTCGTCAACGGCGACAAGGAAGTCGTCGACGCCATCCTCGACGATCCCGACATCAAGGCCGTCGGCTTCGTCGGTTCGACGCCGATCGCCCACTACATCTATTCGCGTGGCACCGCGGCCGGCAAGCGCGTGCAGTGCTTCGGCGGTGCCAAGAACCACATGATCATCATGCCCGACGCCGACCTCGACCAGACGGTCGACGCGCTGATCGGCGCCGGCTACGGCTCGGCCGGCGAGCGCTGCATGGCGATCTCGGTGGCGGTTCCGGTCGGCAACGACACCGCCAACCGGCTAATGGAAAAGCTCATACCGCGCGTCGAAAGCCTGAAGGTCGGCCCGTCGACGGATTCGTCCGCCGATTTCGGCCCGCTGGTGACGGCGCAGGCGCTGGAGCGCGTCAAGGGCTATGTCGATATCGGCGTCAGGGAAGGCGCCAAGCTCGTCGTCGACGGTCGCGGCTTTACGATGCAGGGCTACGAGAATGGCTACTATATGGGCGGCTGCCTGTTCGACAATGTGACGGCCGACATGCGCATCTACAAGGAAGAGATCTTCGGGCCGGTGCTCTCGGTGGTGCGCGCGCCGACCTATGAGAACGCCATCAAGCTCGCCAACGATCACGAGATGGGCAATGGCGTCGCCATCTTCACCCGCGACGGCGATGCCGCGCGTGACTTCGCCTCGCGTGTTCAGGTCGGCATGGTCGGCGTTAACGTGCCGATCCCGGTGCCGATCGCCTACTACACCTTCGGTGGCTGGAAGGCGTCGTCCTTCGGCGATCTCAACCAGCACGGCCCGGATGCGTTCCGCTTCTACACCAAGACCAAAACGGTCACCTCGCGCTGGCCGTCCGGCATCAAGGACGGCGCCGAGTTCGTCATCCCGACGATGAACTGACCGGACGTCTCCTGGTTTGCGCGTCCTCGCCGCGATGCGGCTGCGGGCGCGCGGCAGGCATCAAGGACGGCGCCGAGTTCGTCGTCCCGACGATGAACTGATCCAGGAATCGGGAGATGATCAGAGGAAGGCCCGGGTCGTATCCGGGCCTTTTTCGGATTTTTGCCGATACGCTTGTTCGCGAATCTACAAAGTGGATGGAACCAAGCGGGTGCCCTCCGTCTTAGCCTATATCCCTGCCAAGGTGCAGGCCAATCAAACAGCGCCGGTTGCAGCCGGGGTTCTCGTCTGGCGCGAGGAGGTGTCAGATGGCACGATATCTCGTGGCAACGACGGTCGTTGCCGCCGCCGCGATGTTCGCGGCAGCCGGCCAGTCAAACGCGGCCGGGCAATGCGCGGCGCGGACCGACATCATCAAGGCGCTGGGCGAGAAGTTCCATGAAAGCGAGACCGCGCGCGGCCTGGTCAACCGCAGCGTCATCCTCGAGGTTTTCGTTTCCGAACAGGGCACCTGGACCATCCTGGCAACCGACACGCACGGGCTGAGTTGCGTTATTTCGGCCGGGGAAGGCTGGGACCATACAACGCAAGTGGCCGCGCTGCCGGGTACCTGAGCACGCTTCTGCTTTGCTAGCATTAGAATCGGCAAGCGCCTGACGAGGCACCCGCTTGCGCTTTGCCGTTGCCGTCACCATATATGGAACATAATGGGAACATCCAGAAGTTCCCATTAGTGGCAGACCGGAACGCAGAAAGGAACGACGCGATGATGACGTCGGAACCGGCCTGGGTGGCTCCGGCAAAATGAGGCTGTCTCCTTTTGCCGGGACGCGATGGCAAAAGGAGGTGCCCCATGGCACGCAAGTCCTTTTTGGGTTGGGTGAGAAACCTGGTCCTCGCCGGCGCGCTGGCGATGGGTACGAACAGCTCGGGCGCTCAATACCAGCACTGTGTCAAGCATAGCGCTCTGGTTGCCCATCTAAGCGAGAATTTCCAGGAACGGCAGTTTGCCTTCGGGTTGATCGGCCAGGTCGCGATCATGGAAGTGTTCGTCGGCCAGAGCGGAACCTGGACCATCATCGTCACCGACGTCGACGGCACGAGCTGCATCATCGCGGCCGGCAACAGTTGGGAAAGCGTGGCTGCGCCGACCGGCCATGACGCGCGATACTGAGATCGGGAGCGCTCAGCGCGTGGCGGCGACCTCCGCATGGCCGCGCAGCAACGCCATCAGGCGCTTGGCATCCTTGGCGGCGGCTTCCTCGTCGCCGGCGAGGATCGAGCGGATCAGCGCGACGTGGTGCTCGGCCGATTCGGCAAGGCCGGTATCCGACTTGTAGCGGAACCAGAAACGTCGGCTGTGCGTCTGCAGGGGCGCCGCCACCCGCGCGGCGAAGGGGTTGTCGGCGGCCAGCGCGAGTGCCTCGTCGAGCGCCTTGTCGGCCTGGATGAAGGCCAGCACATTGCCCGAGATGACCGCCTTCTGCATGGCAAGCGCGGCGTCATGAAACAGGTCCGCCGCCTCGCGGGTGACGAAGCGGGCGGCCGAACGCGCCAGCACCACCTCGACGCCACGCCTGGCATCGATCACGCGCAGCCAGTCTCCGGGATGAAGCGGCGCGATCGCGATGCCGGCGCGGGGCCTGACGTCGAGCAGACCCTCCCAGGCCAGACGCTGGATCGCCTCGCGCACCGGCGTGCGGCCGAGCCCGAGACGCTCGATCAGCGCGCCCTCGGTGACGAAGCTCGCCGGCGCCAGCTCGAGCGTGACGATCATATGCTCGAGCGCGCGATAGGCCTTCGCAGCCGCGGGCTCGAAATGAGATATATCTTCCAACAGAGCCATCGCGTCTCCTGATATATTTTCCATATATCATAACGGATTCCGCATTGACAGACCGTTTCTTACTAGATATATCACTGATATATCAGATTGGAGACGCTGCCATGTGGACTGGAGTTTTTCCCGCCGTCACGAGCAAATTCACCGAGGACGACCGTCTCGATCATGCCGAAATGGAGCGCTGCTACGCGCTGCAGATGGAGGCCGGCTGCGACGGCATCATCGTCTGCGGCTCGCTCGGCGAAGGGCCGATGCTGTCGCATGACGAGAAGATCGAGGTGCTCAAGACGGCGCAGAAGGTCGCCGGAGGGAAGCCGGTGCTGCTCACCGTGAACGAGCCCGGCACCCGCGAGGCGGCAAGCATCGCGCGCCGTGCCGGGCAGGCCGGGGCCAGCGGGCTGATGGTGGTTCCCAGCCCGATCTACCATACCGACCCGGAAGAGACGGTCGCCGCCCTGCGCGCCGTGGCCGATGCCGGCGACCTGCCGGTCATGATCTACTCGAACCGGCTGGCGTACCGGGTCGACGTCACAGTCGACCAGATGGAGGAGCTGGCGTCCGACGCGCGCTTCGTCGCCATCAAGGAATCCTCCGACGACATCCGTCGCTCGACGGAGATCATCAACCGGCTCGGCGACCGCTACGATCTGTTCACTGGCGTCGACAATCTTGCCTTCGAGGCACTGTCGGTCGGGGCCGTCGGCTGGGTGGCGGGGCTGGTCACCGCCTTCCCGCGCGAGACGGTGGCGATCTACCAGCTGATGAAGCAGGGCCGGCGCGAGGAGGCGCTCGAGATCTATCGCTGGTTCCGGCCGCTGCTCGACCTCGATGTCTCGACCTATCTGGTCCAAAACATCAAGCTTGCTGAAGTGCTGGCGATCGATACCAATGATCGCGTTCGGATGCCGCGCCGGCCGCTGTCGGGCGAGCGCCGCAAGGCGGTGGAAAAGATCGTTCGGGATGCGTTGGCAGTGCGGCCGAAACTGCCGGCGCTGCAGGCGTCTCCTCGATCGCCGGACAAGCTGGTGGCAGCCGAATAGAGGAATAGCATTCGCGTGCAGGAAAATTCCGATGAGACCGAGGAGGGGCGCCGCCCCTCATCCGCCCTTCGGGCACCTTCTCCCCGTGAACGGGGAGAAGGTGAAGACATCGCCATCATCGGCGGCGGTATCATCGGCATCTGCGCCGCCACCTATCTCGCCGAGGCCGGGCGCAACGTCACGATCTTCGATCGGACGGGCATCTGCGAGGAAACGAGCTCGGGCAATGCCGCCGCCTTCGCCTTCACCGACGTGCTGCCGCTGGCGCACAAGGGCATGATCCGGCAATTGCCGAAATGGCTTGCCGATCCGCTCGGCCCGCTCAGCATCCCGCCGGCCTATCTGCCGAAGCTGCTGCCATGGTTGGTCCGCTTTTGGCGCGCCGGGCGCGGCGACCGCTACGAGACGAGCCTCGCCGCACAGGCCGCGATGATGAGGCTTGCCGAAGCGGAGTGGATGGGTCTGCTCGACCGCTCTGGCACGAGGCCAATGCTACGCGAGGACGGCTCGCTGGAACTCTACGAGAGCGAGGCCGAGTTCCACGCCTCGCTGTCCGGCTGGGCGGCGCGTGAGCGCTACGGCATCGGCTTCAGCCATGTCGACGGTGCGGATCTCGCTGCGCTGCAGCCCGGCCTTTCGCCGCGCTTCATCAAGGGCACCTTCGTGCCGGGCTGGAAAACGGTCGCCGACCCCAGGCTGCTCGGCAAGGCGGTCTGGGCCCATGCCGAACGGCTTGGCGCCCGCTTCGGGCACGCACGCGTCGAGCGGATCGAGGCCGGAGCGGATGGCGCGACGATCGTGCTTGCCGACGGCACGACCCGGAGGGCAAACCAACTCGTCATCGCCGCGGGCGCATGGTCGCATCTTTTGGCCAGGGACGTCGGCGAGCACATCCCGCTGGAGACCGAGCGCGGCTACAACACGACGCTCCCCGTGTCGGCCTTCGACGTGAAGCGGCAGCTGATCTTCTCCGGGCACGGCTTCGTCATCACGCCGCTGGAAACGGGCGTGCGCGTCGGCGGCGCCGTCGAACTCGGCGGCATCGAGCGCCCGCCCAATTTCGCGCGGTCGAAGGCCATGCTGGAAAAGGCCAGGCGTTTCCTGCCGGGGCTCGATCCGTCCGGCGGGCGCGAATGGATGGGGTATCGCCCATCGCTGCCGGATTCGCTGCCCGTCATCGGCCGGGCGCGCGCGCCGAACATTTTCTACGCTTTCGGTCACGGCCACCTCGGCCTGACGCAGGCAGCGGCAACCGGGCGCTTGATCCGCGATCTCGTTCTCGGTCAGACTCCGCCCGTCGATCTCGCCCCCTTCGGCCCGCAGCGGTTTTGAACAGTCTTCTTGTCTTGACGCAATTCCGGACGGAAGGTTACGGCGAAGGCGCCGAACTTAACCGCTTCACACTTTTCCTGAAATTGCTCTAGGAAGCATCATGGCCAAAAAAACCTTCACCTGCATCGACGGCCATACCTGCGGCAATCCGGTCAGGCTGGTCGCCGGCGGCGGTCCGTTGCTCGAGGGCAAGACGATGATGGAGCGGCGGGCGCATTTCCTCGCCGAATATGACTGGATCCGCACCGGGCTGATGTTCGAGCCGCGCGGCCATGATGTGATGTCGGGCTCCATCCTCTACCCGCCGACGCGCGAGGACTGCGACATCGCCATCCTGTTCATCGAGACCTCGGGTTGCCTGCCGATGTGCGGCCACGGCACCATCGGCACCGTCACAATGGCGATCGAGCATGGGCTGGTGACGCCGAAGACACCGGGCGTGCTGCGGTTGGACACGCCGGCCGGCCTGGTCGTCGCGGAGTACAAACAGGTCGGCGAGTATGTCGAGGAGGTGCGCATCACCAACGTGCCGTCCTTCCTCTACGCGGAAGGCCTGACGGTCGAATGCCCCGGCCTCGGCGAGATCAGCGTCGACGTCGCCTATGGCGGCAATTTCTACGCCATCGTCGAGCCGCAGGCGAACTATCGCGACATGGCCGACCATTCGGCCGGCGACCTCATCGCCTGGAGCCCGGTTGTGCGGCAGCGGCTCAACGAGAAGTACTCCTTCGTGCATCCGGAAAGCCCCGGCATCAACCGGCTGTCGCACATGCTGTGGACCGGCAAGCCAACCAATCCGGAAGCCGATGCGCGCAATGCCGTGTTCTATGGCGACAAGGCGATAGACCGCTCGCCTTGCGGCACCGGCACCTCGGCGCGCATGGCGCAGCTGCACGCCAAGGGCAAGCTCAAGGTCGGCGACAGCTTTGTCCACGAATCGATCATCGGCTCGCTGTTCAAGGGCAGGGTCGAAAAGGAAGTCGTCGTCGCGGACAAGCCGGCGATCGTCCCTTCGATCGGCGGCTGGGCGCGGATGACCGGGTTGAACACCATCTTCATCGACGACCGCGATCCGTTCGCGCACGGGTTCATCGTCACGTGACGCCGTCGCTGCTCGAGGGCGTCAGGCTTCCTCGCCGTTCGTCGAGACCTGATCGCGGAACCAGTCGGCGAAGGTGATTTCGGCGGCCGAGGGTTGCGCCGACATCGTCAGGTAGTAGCCTTTGTCCTTGTCGGTCGCGATGTCGGAGACGACGACGAGATCGCCGCGCCGCAGTTCCTCGCGAAAAACCTCGATCGGGCAAAGCGCGACGCCGTGGCCGGCGATGACGGCCGTCGCCAATATGTTGAAATCGGCGAAGACGGGCCCGTTGCCGACATCGGCCCCGGCCATGCCGGATTGCGAGAACCATTCGCGCCAGCCGTGACGCGTCTCGTCATGCAAAAGCTCCGCCGCGGCAATCTCCGCCGGCGACCCGAGCCGGCCCTTGCGCGCCAGATAATGCGGGCTGCAGGCGGGCCGGCTTATGCGGGAAAAGAGCTTGAGGCTGGTGGCCTTGGGAGACGGGTCCGCGCCGAGCGTGATCAGGATGTCGTTGTCATCGTCTTCGAGTCGGTCCTCGGCCTTTGCATAGGCGACGCGGATCGCAATCTCGGGGTGACGCGCGGTGAAGTCCGGCAGGCGCGGCACCAGCCATCGGCTGGCAATGGATGGAATGCAGCCCACGGACAGCGATGCGACGGCCGCGTTTCTGCGGATGCGCCGGCAAGCGGCCGCAAGGTCGGAGAGCGCCGCGTTCGCCGAGGCCTGCAGGCTGAGGCCGGCATCGGTCAAGCGAACCTTGCGGGCATCCCGGTGGAACAGGGGCACGCCCAACCATTCCTCCAGCCGCCTGATCTGATGGCTGATCGCTGGATGGGTGACATGCAGCTCCTCGCCGGCGGCCGAGAAGCTGAGATGGCGCGCGGCGGCCTCGAAAGCGCGGATGGCGT
Coding sequences:
- a CDS encoding CoA-acylating methylmalonate-semialdehyde dehydrogenase, with product MIDYGHFIGGKRVAGTSGRKQDVMQPMDGSVRGTVALASQAELRAAVENAKAAQPQWAATNPQRRVRVLMKFLELVQRDYDELADILAREHGKTIADAKGDIQRGLEVVEVCIGAPHMMKGEFTDGAGPGIDVYSMRQPLGVVAGITPFNFPAMIPLWKIAPAIACGNAFILKPSERDPGVPIRIAELFIEAGLPAGILNVVNGDKEVVDAILDDPDIKAVGFVGSTPIAHYIYSRGTAAGKRVQCFGGAKNHMIIMPDADLDQTVDALIGAGYGSAGERCMAISVAVPVGNDTANRLMEKLIPRVESLKVGPSTDSSADFGPLVTAQALERVKGYVDIGVREGAKLVVDGRGFTMQGYENGYYMGGCLFDNVTADMRIYKEEIFGPVLSVVRAPTYENAIKLANDHEMGNGVAIFTRDGDAARDFASRVQVGMVGVNVPIPVPIAYYTFGGWKASSFGDLNQHGPDAFRFYTKTKTVTSRWPSGIKDGAEFVIPTMN
- a CDS encoding GntR family transcriptional regulator, whose amino-acid sequence is MALLEDISHFEPAAAKAYRALEHMIVTLELAPASFVTEGALIERLGLGRTPVREAIQRLAWEGLLDVRPRAGIAIAPLHPGDWLRVIDARRGVEVVLARSAARFVTREAADLFHDAALAMQKAVISGNVLAFIQADKALDEALALAADNPFAARVAAPLQTHSRRFWFRYKSDTGLAESAEHHVALIRSILAGDEEAAAKDAKRLMALLRGHAEVAATR
- a CDS encoding dihydrodipicolinate synthase family protein, with amino-acid sequence MWTGVFPAVTSKFTEDDRLDHAEMERCYALQMEAGCDGIIVCGSLGEGPMLSHDEKIEVLKTAQKVAGGKPVLLTVNEPGTREAASIARRAGQAGASGLMVVPSPIYHTDPEETVAALRAVADAGDLPVMIYSNRLAYRVDVTVDQMEELASDARFVAIKESSDDIRRSTEIINRLGDRYDLFTGVDNLAFEALSVGAVGWVAGLVTAFPRETVAIYQLMKQGRREEALEIYRWFRPLLDLDVSTYLVQNIKLAEVLAIDTNDRVRMPRRPLSGERRKAVEKIVRDALAVRPKLPALQASPRSPDKLVAAE
- a CDS encoding FAD-dependent oxidoreductase, which translates into the protein MQENSDETEEGRRPSSALRAPSPRERGEGEDIAIIGGGIIGICAATYLAEAGRNVTIFDRTGICEETSSGNAAAFAFTDVLPLAHKGMIRQLPKWLADPLGPLSIPPAYLPKLLPWLVRFWRAGRGDRYETSLAAQAAMMRLAEAEWMGLLDRSGTRPMLREDGSLELYESEAEFHASLSGWAARERYGIGFSHVDGADLAALQPGLSPRFIKGTFVPGWKTVADPRLLGKAVWAHAERLGARFGHARVERIEAGADGATIVLADGTTRRANQLVIAAGAWSHLLARDVGEHIPLETERGYNTTLPVSAFDVKRQLIFSGHGFVITPLETGVRVGGAVELGGIERPPNFARSKAMLEKARRFLPGLDPSGGREWMGYRPSLPDSLPVIGRARAPNIFYAFGHGHLGLTQAAATGRLIRDLVLGQTPPVDLAPFGPQRF
- a CDS encoding 4-hydroxyproline epimerase yields the protein MAKKTFTCIDGHTCGNPVRLVAGGGPLLEGKTMMERRAHFLAEYDWIRTGLMFEPRGHDVMSGSILYPPTREDCDIAILFIETSGCLPMCGHGTIGTVTMAIEHGLVTPKTPGVLRLDTPAGLVVAEYKQVGEYVEEVRITNVPSFLYAEGLTVECPGLGEISVDVAYGGNFYAIVEPQANYRDMADHSAGDLIAWSPVVRQRLNEKYSFVHPESPGINRLSHMLWTGKPTNPEADARNAVFYGDKAIDRSPCGTGTSARMAQLHAKGKLKVGDSFVHESIIGSLFKGRVEKEVVVADKPAIVPSIGGWARMTGLNTIFIDDRDPFAHGFIVT
- a CDS encoding LysR substrate-binding domain-containing protein — translated: MDYLPLNAIRAFEAAARHLSFSAAGEELHVTHPAISHQIRRLEEWLGVPLFHRDARKVRLTDAGLSLQASANAALSDLAAACRRIRRNAAVASLSVGCIPSIASRWLVPRLPDFTARHPEIAIRVAYAKAEDRLEDDDNDILITLGADPSPKATSLKLFSRISRPACSPHYLARKGRLGSPAEIAAAELLHDETRHGWREWFSQSGMAGADVGNGPVFADFNILATAVIAGHGVALCPIEVFREELRRGDLVVVSDIATDKDKGYYLTMSAQPSAAEITFADWFRDQVSTNGEEA